In Zingiber officinale cultivar Zhangliang chromosome 1A, Zo_v1.1, whole genome shotgun sequence, a genomic segment contains:
- the LOC122038722 gene encoding probable receptor-like protein kinase At1g30570 translates to MKFNVLFLAFLASLSLFEASVEALSKPLFINCGSNSSITVDGRRWTGDSIPGQNFTLSSVGVAAAASTISEDLAIYGSLYQTARIFNTSASFNFAVVPGNYFIRLHYCPFNFGNFIASGSSFDLLANNLKLLSKFSAPGEIDWKNAISNSSISTLFREFSLSVNLTELRIEFIPEPGSFAFVNALEVIPVVDKLFPSSSGMETMYRLNVGGRKIEPSEDRALWRNWNSDEQFMFSVNAAHSISNTSSVTYSSVNDTDVFAPLLVYETARTMTDNQVVERRFNVSWRFPVDPNFDYLIRLHFSELVYDKPNQRIFRIYINNKTAAENFDVFVRAGGKNKAYHEDYVTAISPKVDSLWLQLGPDSLASGSGGDALLNGVEIFKLSRNGILAHSHQRIRATQSSRVAQKPSQKTLWAAAAAFAFGLMVVGLSVYVGLLHRRNKTPPEKKNPESTKNAVTMKTSFNSKNKNRVGRRFTMAEIKIATRNFDEALVIGTGGFGKVYRGEINEGVTVAIKRADKQSEQGVREFETEIEMLSKLRHRHLVSMIGFCDEQGEMVLVYEYMANGTLRSHLVGGDRPSLTWRQRVGTCIGAARGLHYLHTGSERGIIHRDVKSTNILLDEDFVAKVADFGLSRDGPAVDQTHVSTAVKGSFGYLDPEYFRRLQLTEKSDLFSFGVVLLEVVCARPVIDTTLPNGQINLAEWALRQRPVERIVDPRLKEEGYSPESVEKFVEIAEKCLADEGKNRPTMGEVLWQLENVLRLYEAHVQSGVEANYCGGDWSRSLEEKSGRKR, encoded by the coding sequence ATGAAATTCAATGTCCTGTTTCTTGCGTTCCTTGCATCTCTGTCTCTGTTTGAAGCATCCGTCGAAGCTCTGTCGAAACCTCTTTTCATCAACTGTGGCAGCAATTCCAGCATCACGGTAGATGGTAGACGGTGGACTGGTGACTCGATTCCTGGCCAAAACTTCACGTTATCATCCGTTGGAGTCgctgctgctgcttcaacgaTCTCTGAAGATCTCGCGATCTATGGATCACTCTATCAAACTGCGCGGATCTTTAACACCTCGGCGAGCTTCAACTTCGCAGTGGTTCCGGGGAACTACTTCATCAGGCTCCACTACTGCCCCTTCAATTTTGGCAACTTCATCGCCAGCGGTTCCTCCTTCGATTTGCTCGCCAACAATCTCAAGCTGCTCTCCAAGTTCAGCGCGCCCGGCGAGATAGATTGGAAGAACGCGATCAGCAACTCGAGCATCAGTACTCTCTTCAGGGAGTTCTCCCTCAGCGTCAACCTCACCGAGCTCAGGATCGAGTTCATCCCCGAACCCGGTTCTTTCGCCTTCGTCAACGCCCTCGAGGTGATTCCGGTCGTCGACAAGCTGTTCCCTTCGAGCTCGGGGATGGAGACCATGTACAGGTTAAATGTCGGCGGGCGAAAAATCGAGCCGAGCGAAGACCGAGCCCTATGGAGGAACTGGAACTCCGACGAACAGTTCATGTTCTCTGTCAACGCAGCGCACAGCATCAGTAACACTTCCAGTGTGACTTACTCGTCCGTCAACGACACCGACGTCTTCGCGCCGTTACTGGTCTACGAGACGGCGAGGACGATGACGGACAACCAAGTAGTGGAGAGGAGATTCAACGTGTCGTGGAGGTTCCCCGTGGATCCCAACTTCGATTACCTAATCCGGTTGCATTTCTCCGAGCTCGTCTACGACAAGCCGAACCAGAGGATTTTTAGGATTTATATTAACAACAAGACTGCAGCGGAGAACTTTGATGTGTTCGTTCGAGCAGGCGGGAAGAACAAGGCCTACCACGAGGACTACGTGACGGCGATCTCGCCGAAGGTGGACTCGCTTTGGCTCCAGTTGGGACCCGATTCGCTGGCGAGCGGATCGGGCGGCGACGCCCTCCTCAACGGCGTCGAGATCTTTAAGCTGAGCAGGAACGGGATTCTGGCTCACTCTCACCAGCGAATCAGAGCAACTCAGAGCAGCAGAGTCGCTCAAAAGCCGTCGCAAAAGACTTTATGGGCGGCCGCAGCCGCCTTCGCTTTCGGACTAATGGTGGTCGGTTTGTCGGTTTATGTTGGTTTATTGCATCGCCGGAATAAAACGCCACCGGAGAAGAAGAATCCTGAAAGCACAAAAAATGCAGTGACGATGAAGACTTCGTTCAACTCGAAGAACAAGAACAGGGTCGGGAGAAGATTCACCATGGCGGAGATTAAAATTGCGACCAGGAACTTCGACGAGGCGTTGGTCATTGGAACAGGGGGCTTCGGTAAAGTTTACAGAGGAGAGATCAACGAGGGGGTTACAGTGGCAATCAAGCGAGCCGACAAACAATCAGAGCAGGGAGTGAGAGAGTTCGAGACGGAAATCGAGATGCTGTCGAAGCTCCGGCACCGGCACTTGGTATCCATGATCGGATTCTGCGACGAGCAAGGGGAGATGGTGCTGGTGTACGAGTACATGGCGAATGGCACGCTGCGGAGCCACCTCGTGGGCGGCGACCGGCCGTCGCTGACGTGGCGGCAGCGCGTGGGAACGTGCATCGGCGCTGCGCGCGGACTGCACTACCTCCACACGGGGTCGGAGCGGGGGATCATCCACCGCGACGTGAAGAGCACCAACATTTTGCTGGATGAGGACTTTGTGGCTAAGGTGGCAGACTTCGGGCTGTCAAGGGACGGGCCGGCGGTGGACCAAACCCACGTCAGCACGGCGGTGAAGGGGAGCTTCGGGTACCTTGACCCTGAGTACTTCCGGCGACTGCAGCTGACGGAGAAATCGGACTTGTTCTCGTTCGGAGTGGTGCTGCTGGAGGTGGTGTGCGCGCGGCCGGTGATCGACACGACCCTGCCGAATGGGCAGATCAATCTGGCTGAATGGGCACTGCGGCAGCGGCCGGTGGAGCGGATCGTGGACCCGCGGCTAAAGGAGGAGGGGTACTCGCCGGAGTCCGTGGAGAAGTTTGTGGAGATCGCCGAGAAATGCCTCGCCGACGAGGGGAAGAATCGGCCGACGATGGGAGAGGTGTTGTGGCAGTTGGAGAACGTGCTACGGCTGTACGAGGCACACGTGCAGAGTGGTGTCGAGGCGAACTATTGCGGTGGTGATTGGTCACGTAGTCTCGAGGAGAAGAGCGGTAGGAAAAGATGA